In the Thunnus albacares chromosome 10, fThuAlb1.1, whole genome shotgun sequence genome, TGGAAAAGTGCTTTTCAGTCTGCACGCTGACAGTTTTGAATATACTGGATTCGGTCAGGtttccagtgtgaacacacaACAAACTCAAATCCTGTTTAGAATTAGTGTGTAGTTTGGATTTAGGAAAAGCTTCTTGTTTCCTCTCGACGGATCTGCAAGCATTGTTTCTCCTTTGTCCCAGTTAAGTCAACAACAATAGTTAATTCAATGAATGAAATGCAAACACAAGCTGCTCTATAGACACTTTATTGCTGAGTTTATTGTTTTACACTCAATGGAAtgtttaactgtgtgtttgGTGGGCCAGTCCAAACACTCACCCTCCAAATATCTGTTACCAAACCAAGATTTAAATAGCAAAACAACTATAATTCAGTAATACAATATACATGACACTATAAAGTCTTAAGGTGAATTCATTCTCACTAACATATAGGCTATAATGGTCCATTTACAAAATGcttctttatatatatttatatataagatataaaacAAGAGTAATGCACATTCTTcaaaaggtaaagaaaatgTGGTGTTTTGTATATATGCagatatatttgtgtgtgaattctGTTTGGTGGCAACAAAACATCACCAGACAGTCGTTATTACAAAGTGTATCCACAgcatacaaaataataacacatttattgttCAGGAGATCtactggaggagagaaaggattaTTAAAGAGCAGAGTATCATCACCTACATAGACTGTAGGAgacagttaaaatgatcattagccttatatttaaatatatgctgtaatgtaattatgttgttttgtgtgtggtCAGCGACTATAGTTAGGAGTATTTGAATTTTTAGCCAAATTGTCCCTTTTCAAtgcaaaaatatacatttttgaatTCCTATGCACTGGTATTGCTCATTTTCATACCAACGTAATCACACAGTCCAATGTCCATTTTAAACAACTCtgatgatattctatatttttcttactgtcaacaaatcccatgaataCATCAAAACCAATGATGAATTTATTCTATTAACAAGTATTGCCTTTGTACATTatatatcgtattcctctgtgccatagagctccattattgtccaaaaactgttaaaaacacatccatgACCCTCACTGTTACACTGTCCTGGTGCTGCAAATACTACATATATTAAtcagcagctgaaaataatcCCCATAAAATACACTATTCatttctgtttgagtaacatttgctaaaagcCACAGTggccagctgttttaggaaattatttagcatttaaaaaaaatgacagtgtaTATTACCAACTGGTTTTTAAACAGGAGGAGCACATGAGTTTCTGACAACATTGGGAGGTCAGGAAGTGCTTGAGATGGAccaacacattgttggttttgttattttcatggtatttattaacaataatgaaaatatagaatattgacagccttatcctttaaggatGCTATTATAGCTCAATAGTTATGTGTCAGTTATTGCGTAATTACTTTATTTCAAGAGGTGGAATGAAAATCTTTCAACCAGTGAAAATATATGTAAGATATTTCTCTGTAGATGTAAACTGcagacagttttgttttcttaatgaATACAATAGTCAAGTTACTGAATGAGCTCAAATCCACAGACTTTACTGTATGTAGCGATGGCACAAATGAactatttgtattatttattgtcTGCTGTAACTAAACCCTGCAGGTTAAGtaagatattattattacaaaatgtTTACTGCAGAGTGGTGTACTTGTCTGACACATATGACTAGCATGGGcatggtaaacacacacacacacacacacacacacacactgtggtggATCCCCTCTATCTGACTGAACAATAGTAACTTCTGTATTATAAGTCACCACACACTGACCGACTCTCCTCGACAAATACAGAGAATTAAATTCACCGAGAACCTTTATCGCTGCAACCTCTTAAACACGGGTAACCAGATCCTAAATGCTGGCATTGTACAACTATCATACCTGTCATGCTGAATACAAAGCAGTGAAAATCTGAGACTGTATTTTTCAAAGGAGGATTTTCCCCGTCTCTTCAGAATTACACATTCTTCACTTGGAAAGAAGCCTAAAAGCCAAGAGCAAAGTCCCTTTAAATAATAACCGAACAAACCTACAACTGTTTGAACACAGACGGTGGTGTCTCGTCCACTATTTGACAAGTATAACTACAGTTGTAAAGGAGTGGTGAGTGACTGTGACTAGACTGATGGCCGACTAAAACAAGCCCACCTGTTTATATACGAACTATACAGTAGATATCTCTTAATGTGCTTGACAGATCTCAGGCAGAAGAGGGAGAAGTACAGTTTGATTGCAGGTTACATCTTGTACTTCACAAAAACAGTCCTGGTGGTGTTGTCGTCTTTTTTTCGTCTCACTTGATCCTCACGTGATGGGTTGCCAAGGTTTTAGGCTTCGTACACCCTgtaggaaaaaacaaaattatagtTAATTTCTTTGGCCGCAGTTTACATTTTTCTACCTTTTTCACCAGGTGTTTTCCTTTAGTCTGTGGATAAATAGAGATCAAAAGTGCCTTGTATTGAACTTGGCAGACATGTGGATGTAAGCAGAAGGACATTGGTTTAATCACCCTGTAACCCACAGAGTCCCTGTGGAAATGAACTTCTGTAATCAGCAGAACACTGATATCTGTCCTCTCCATGGGGCTGTTGTTTGTGGCTgtccctgacctctgacctccccaGTAGTCAGGAGGTCAGGTGAGAGGAGGGATTTcagcaaaacaaatcaataaagcATCACAGGAAAAGCCGCTGGACATGAGCTATGACTCAGAGTCAGTGGTAAGATAGGGTGagggtgttttttgtgtgtaaattcTGAGCTTTTTTAGCTTTATGTCTTACTAATTATATCTATTATACTGCAGAAAACttaacattaaataataattagtgCTGTCATCTGCAAACTAACTGCAACAGCCACCAGAGTCATTAATATTTATGAAAATACTTAGCAATTGTCACATACATTTACTCTTTTGTCTTTAGCGTATGTTGTAAAGTTGTAAAATAGAGAAAAGGGagtaacatgcaataaaatacattaactAATCAATTGTCCATATATATTGATTTTATCCAgttgcttttattatttatttgtataggaaCAAGTATGTAGCATGAACTAATGTCACATGCCGCAATCTTTATAGCCTAGTCCCTAGATGggcctttaaaatacataaaattcaACGAGAAAGTACATACAAAACAGtacaagacacaaacaattGACAAACAATGATACAATAGAAGTATAAGGAAATGACAAGCACCAGATTACTCATTACTACTTGACTGATTCCTCTTTTAAAAACCGTTTTAATTCGAGTTTAAAATGACCCTAGTCATAATCCATTACCTGTGCTTGTCCTTCCAGATGCGGAACCATTTGACCAGATTCTTGGTGCTCTGAAGTTTGGGATGAAGACAGTACTCCTGCCCTTTGAACCGGGACACGTTCTCCATCGTCACACTGAGGAAGGACGCAGAGatgaagagacaaaaagagaaaggtttaaaaaaatcaaaaagtctACTATTACTGACAAAATATTCACAGACAAATAAGCTTGCTACTGTGTTGTATAATGACTGATGGCAAAGTGGTTAGTgaggaaaatatatttatgcaaTAAATATCTGACTTTTAAATCAATCCACAATGCAATCATTTGGCTACAAAAAAGTTTGCTGTCTGCACAATAAATTTGTTGACTTCAATAGTTTGAGAGAAGGTCGAGATGAATATGAAGTGGAGAAGAACAGAAATTCTGACTAAACCCATCTGAATGCCAGTTTGAGTCAAGTTGTAGCAcagttgacatgtttttttgtccCAGATTTCAGCTGCTATTCTGTGCTGCCCTCAATAACGTTTCCGCAGTGAAATGCCCTCACATTCAAAAGATTCAGCTTGCACAGGGTCGCCTGTTTCTTGGCAATGGAGCAATATTATGGAGCTGCCACTAAAATATGTGACATCTAAGCTCATTGAATCAAATGGTCTGTCTGTAACCCTCGGCTTAAGGCAACAGCAGAGACACTCTGCCTGCATGTGGCATATTCAGGCCAAACAAGAGAAATGTGGGAAAAACTCCCACCATGCCATGGGGCCTCTCCATCCAGTGACACACTCAAAGACTCGACAAACCATGAATGTTAAATGAGTCGACTTCAGGAGAAAAGACTCGACTCTCAATAAAAAAGATGCATTCAGTAGTTATAAGGATTAGATTAAAGAGTTTTGCATCTATTTTCCTGCCCATTCAGTTGTCACTTTGTCTGGCTATTGAGGCTTTACTTGGCCAGCTCTATGTGCTTTGTTATGGAAGAACTGtgctttgagtgtgtgtgtgtgtttgattgagaGAACATGAAAGTGCTTTTTGTATGCGTTCATGCCAATGGCTTCAtatctgtgaggctgtaataAACGTACCCTGAATGTTTGCCCATGGCTCCTCAGCAGGAGGGAAATATAACCTCATTACTGTGTTAATATGAGCTTTAATTTCTCCTCATTGTCATTCAACTGGGTAGTTAAAGTGCAGCCACTGGCTCGAACGGCTAATATGGTTGGCAAAATGTTTCATAACCACATGGGGAGAAAGGAAGACAGCGAGAGAGCTAAAAGAGGGATGTCAAAgggaaagaaatgaagaaaagggAATGATGGTTGTGAGGtagaagaggaaaacaaagaccagagatgaacatttaaagtacatttactcatatGTGAGGTTTATACTTTTAATCCAATACATTTAAAGtagaaatattgtatttatttattacttttcagattaaaatttcACATAAGATCTATGATCTAAAAACTTAAATAACCAAAAAGTTTAGAGAGTAGCAAAAGTAGTACAAtgacctccacctccaccagctACTTCCAAATGCTTCTTACAtactaataaattaataataataatcccataatataatattgacaataatataacactctTAGATGAGTTATTTTGTATAATcagtcatttttatactttgagtacattttgttggtgtacttttactcaaataatggagtatttttataatgttttactgctacttttacttaagtaatcAATCTGAATACTGTCCTTCAACCTCCACTAAGACATGACAAAGGGTAGAAGAAGAGAGGTAGcaaggaaaagacagaaaaagaaagtgacaAATATAGAAAGAGCATCAATAAGAAACAGAGTGAGGAGAATAAAAAGAGggtgaaaatgagataaaagaGAAAGTATAAGACAAAgtggaaaatgaccaaattaaagagaggaaggagaaagagaaaatggaacaaacagaaagaaacgaGGAGAAAACAGGGAGGTTTCAGGCCTCGCTGGCTTGTGTGTGCTGTTAGGAGTGGCCGCTAAGAATGCCAAACTGACTGTCGTGAGCCAAGCGGCCACAAAAAAGGCCAGGGGGGGCTCTCTCTCGCTCATTTCTCTCCCACTCCATTTCTTTCTGTGGCTTTCCGGAGCCCGCTGAGGCTCATTTTTCACTGGGGGACCGGCGGCTGGTGGCCCCCATCTCATGCTAATAGACCAGCCTGTAATAATGGCTGCATGGTGACGGGGAACGTACgctcacacagaaacagaccTGTGAGTTGACACAAACCAAATGTTCTCAAGAGTGTGTTTTGCATGGATACACACATTTAAGATAATTAATCAATCTAATCAATGTTTCTTCAtacttttatataattttagtcactatttattgttattataactTATACTTTAATGTGACTTCTTTAATACTCAGCCTTTATACCACCCTTATCGTTTTGTTTGATacatgattaattgatcagtttaTCATGTAATGGTTTTAGCGCTAAACAATACTGGAATTACTGGGATTCATATGATCTAATCTCAGTTCCATTTGAATAACTTTGTTGCTATCATATGTGCACAGTTAATAAATTCCATTTtgaaaagtgaaattaaaatggTGTAATTGTTCTTATTGTTACTGCCCAAACATGTGTGTAATAGtgaaaatctaaattaaatctttaaaaaatttGACGGCATGTTCATAATAGAATAAACCTCACatcatttctgttctgtttagAGATCTCAACACATGATTCATTACGAATTGGGAAgaacactcaacacacacacacacacacacaaaccttttttgttttttattttaatcaatttaaggGGACATCGCTTTGATATTAAGTTGCTTTTTAGTCTCTGTAAGTCTCTGTAATGTGACCGTGTAAAAAGATTTATATCACATCCACAGAATCTGTTTTCTCAGTTTGCTTCTGCGTTTATCCAGATTGTGTTCACTGTGTGATATCATAGTttgccagcaggtggcagcagagtTTCGGCCATAAACATAAATTGACTCCGGGGAGGCTCACATAACATATTCCCATCTGTTTTCCCTTCATGTACTGTAGGTTTGACATGAAACACTTCAAATGAATTCCACACAGAAATCCCATCTCACATCTTTAGCTACGTGTGAGACTTGATCCCCGGCACTTGAACTCAGATcatagttaaaaaaatatactacAAACTGTATATGTAATGTAAGTTTATTTATCTAAGGCTAGAGAGTCTGTCTTTGCACCACAGGCTACATTGACTCTGTTTGGATCCCTCTTGAAGAAGAGGCCTAGTTATCATCAGAGGAGTTCATGCTGCATTCCACGATGGCTCAAATTGAACATAATATCCGTTTGTGTGCTTGGGCTGTGTTTTAatgggtcagaggtcagacggCAGACAGTCAGAGAAGGTAAAAGGATCAAATAGACAGTTTATAATTTGAAAaccaaggtaaaaaaaaaaaaaaaactggaatgGAGGCTGTAGGTTGGGGTGCAACAACCCACCAAAAAAGGTAGAAATCAGTTTTTGAGATGTCAAGtacacatacatttatatattatatgtaataATGATTCACTGAATGTAATGCATGCGAattttgccttttctttttacagtgGCGATGCTTCAGTTTATTACTGTAAGTCTGGAAAGTAAGCTAATGGTTAAGTGGAAAGCACCCTAAAAGTTCTGGAAAGTTTTGGAaagctgtgtttcttttctCATCACTTTTCCAACAATAAATCATTCCAGCTCCTGAATGCCGGGTGTCGTTAAATCGTCAGTTCATCATCACACTGTAAATTCTCCTAAGTCCTCAGGCACTGATGACAGGATATTTTGATAGTGCCCGAACAGTTGTGCTGCCAAATATTTTTATAGTACTTTAGAGTACAGTCACGGTACACTTGCAGTTGTAAATCTGTGTGtcaagaaaatacaaatactgcTGATGGTATGACTTGTAGTGCGGAGTACATGTAGGGAGAAACAGTGGGAAAATAAGTGGAGGAGCAGAAGAGGAAAGGGAAGAAAAGcaagaggagagacagataAGTAGATAAAGGTCAAGGGGTGAaggaaaaataataacacaaagGATGAGATGGATATGGAGGAAAGAGCGAGAAGAAGTAAAAGACTAGTTAGGAAAGGATGCAGTCAGAGACACAAGAAAGAGATCAAGCAGTGGAAGAGAAGAgcgatggaggaagagagataAAAGCATGACTCACAATATCATCTTCTCTTGGCAGAACGGGTGTTTGGGTTTGATCTCCAGCTTCTGTACATCCTTGTATCTGATCTTTGGTCCTTTTCTGGTGCACCTGCACTTGTAAGCTgttgagaaaacaaacatatgtTGTTCTAACTGTAACACAATGAACTTACTCGTAGTGCAGGGATTTCAAAAAGTATAATGGAAACCGATCACGTGTAAACTTTTCCAAATTGTGTGACACATTATTGAAGTCAGGCTCGTAATTACTTCCAGCTTTGAAACTGACACGGATATAAAATTGATTACAGCGAATTGGCTCTCGATCACGATTAAGTCTCTGgtttatatttaaattacaCAGTGACAAGGAGGATTACCACTATTTATGTCTGCTGCTTACATGCTTTACAAACACTCTTTTCCTTCAGTTAACTCTTTGATTCATCTATTACACAACgcagtaaatgttttaaaagcagtgaGATATTTTTCTATTCACACAGTTAGTACAAGTATTTCTAAAACATCAACTtttcaactgagaaaaaaaaatggcataaTTTTAGGTTTATTGATTCACAtataacaaaatacaacatgttaGACTTTGTCAGGGATTGAACGATAAACTCCTGgattcattttcattgttgTCTCTTATTGAATTTCACTGTAGCATCCATGTTGTTGCTGCAATAAAAGATATTATCTGCTGCACGTCAGCAAGATTATctgatttgctgttttacacGATGCAGCTAAGACTAATTGTGATTTCAAATTCAAGTgattaaagaaaagtttaaGTTCTGTGGCTTCTTCTGTCCTGCTACAATGATTTAAAACCTACTTCTCGTGCACTTTTCTCTTTGAAATGCTCTATTGTTTAGAGAAGTCATGCAGCTACATGCAGTCACACTTCTAAAGCATCTATACATTTATCAATTTCAATTGCTTTCTTCTAGCTGTCAAGACTTTACGCTGCTGAATAAAAGCAGAGGAAATTGGTTTTGGGGGGGGTTGTAATATTTGTGTTGGGAGGTGACGACCTAGATAGTCCAAGGTTTCCTTCATCCATCACctgctctcctctgtcctcATCCGCCGGACACTAAATCTGTCACTAGCCCAACAGCGGTGCAAGCACTTAACACAGACATGCTGGACAACAGAAACCAATAAAAGC is a window encoding:
- the cxcl14 gene encoding C-X-C motif chemokine 14: MHRCTAVLLLLVVALYFLSAEAYKCRCTRKGPKIRYKDVQKLEIKPKHPFCQEKMIFVTMENVSRFKGQEYCLHPKLQSTKNLVKWFRIWKDKHRVYEA